The window ATTTGTAAGATAGGTAAAGTGATGTGAGAACAGGAATAACAGCACCTCCAAGGTTTACTGCTAAAACTGATTTGTTCTTTACCTTCTCAAAAGAGGGTATAGGATATATTATCCCATAGAAATTCACATAATTTATCGTTAAAATGATCTCCTCATCTAATGTATATTTGTATATTGGTATATTAATGAAACTCCCAAATAAACTAGCAAAAATTATTAACGAAACTAACCTCGGATTTAAACCCAAACTCATGAAAACCTTGCCACTCGACCATAAAAGTAAGTAAATCACTATAAAACTCATTAAGATTGTTAATAGATACATAAAAAACGATGCCAAAGGTTTATGAACTATTACACTACTCATAACAATCTCTTTATAGACGCACACTAAAATATTTTTATCCTGTTTAAACATGAAAAATCAATCTCCTATCGTAATGTCTTAAGAAAATTTTTATCCTAGTTTTGTTTTGTTCTTACTATGTGGGTCATTGTCGTACATGGTGGGGCCGGAACATGGAATGTAAGTCTAAAAAAAGCATACAAGATTGCTCATGTAATAAAGAATTCCCTTAGCACCGGAGGTTCCATACTTAACTCAGGAGGTTCAGCTCTAGATGCTGTAGAAGCTGCAGTACGTGTAATGGAAGCCAGCGGAGTATTAAACGCTGGTTTAGGATCATGTCTTAATATTGCTGGTCAGGTCGAAATGGATGCAGCAATAATGGATGGTGATACA is drawn from Thermoprotei archaeon and contains these coding sequences:
- a CDS encoding DUF1614 domain-containing protein, with amino-acid sequence MSSVIVHKPLASFFMYLLTILMSFIVIYLLLWSSGKVFMSLGLNPRLVSLIIFASLFGSFINIPIYKYTLDEEIILTINYVNFYGIIYPIPSFEKVKNKSVLAVNLGGAVIPVLTSLYLSYKLFTLEFDALVPLLISIIVASFVIHIYAKPIPHLGIAVPTFIPPFISMTLALFWGYLGFNKSIMLTIAYVSGTLGALIGADLANLNKIRTFKSPMVSVGGAGTFDGIFLSGLLAVLFTDLLA